Proteins encoded together in one Pelagicoccus enzymogenes window:
- the pilM gene encoding pilus assembly protein PilM translates to MSNPHFLAISLGANYLCSVHLKMNPSGRCELLDYQMDTVDFSSNDPMLWLKATSSHLDAVALRFRSQMPAGFSIPGHVALCKYLKIPHVPRGKRPKIVAFEAKQNIPYPIEEVTWEFAVIEEDGLDFDTVIGASRTEIVETIARYSRDSEIDLRGIEPSTTSLVNVFRYNHADIKDGALIVSIGAKSTDLVFVDGKRYHSRNLPFAGQSISSEMAETLGVAVSEAERIKISATREEALAREEYRAFEDAKRNFEARLGTEILRTAAVLKRQGFDFDAKSVYLTGGGALLPQLDSVLSAKVKLPVGYLDPLRNLTVSNESLRGELANAAPFLADAIGIGVGRFMPDGATLDLTPRSLVWHRKFRRQQPFYLLAGLVACGAVGLPILNTSLEIRAYEQELQNLEAQIRPLSQINKEIYSRTEQIKRIRDVIEKTANVTAARSTWLDILNDLQRRLAEVEDVWLDELRLERPQAPVSSGKGVARVQKSDGKTRVHLSGRLIDVYNPVSSVSPASYERVKTLLENLNGASFVASLEDEQFDYTVPGVLGFKFTLVVEEGVPL, encoded by the coding sequence ATGTCCAATCCTCACTTCTTAGCGATCAGCCTAGGGGCAAATTACCTCTGCTCGGTGCATCTTAAGATGAACCCAAGCGGGCGTTGCGAGTTGTTGGACTACCAGATGGACACGGTAGACTTCTCGTCGAACGATCCGATGCTCTGGCTGAAGGCGACTTCATCCCATCTCGATGCGGTGGCCCTGCGTTTTCGGAGCCAGATGCCAGCGGGCTTCTCGATTCCCGGTCATGTGGCGCTTTGCAAGTACTTGAAAATTCCGCATGTTCCGCGCGGGAAGCGACCGAAGATCGTAGCCTTCGAAGCCAAGCAGAATATTCCCTATCCGATCGAGGAGGTCACTTGGGAGTTTGCGGTGATCGAGGAGGACGGCTTGGACTTCGACACGGTGATCGGAGCTTCGCGTACTGAAATTGTGGAGACGATCGCCCGCTACAGTCGTGATTCCGAAATCGATCTCAGAGGCATCGAGCCCTCGACGACTTCTTTGGTCAACGTCTTTCGCTACAACCACGCGGACATCAAGGATGGAGCCTTGATAGTGTCCATCGGAGCGAAATCCACGGATCTTGTTTTCGTTGACGGAAAGCGTTACCACTCCCGCAACTTGCCTTTCGCCGGCCAGTCTATTAGCTCCGAGATGGCGGAAACGCTGGGGGTTGCGGTCAGTGAAGCGGAGCGTATCAAGATTTCCGCGACGCGGGAAGAGGCTTTGGCTCGGGAGGAGTATAGGGCCTTTGAAGACGCGAAGCGAAATTTCGAGGCGAGACTGGGTACGGAAATTCTTCGCACCGCAGCGGTATTGAAGCGGCAAGGTTTCGATTTCGATGCGAAATCCGTTTATCTTACGGGGGGTGGGGCCCTCCTGCCTCAGCTCGACAGCGTCCTGTCGGCCAAGGTGAAGCTGCCGGTCGGATACCTAGATCCGCTTCGTAACTTGACGGTATCCAATGAATCGCTACGCGGTGAACTCGCAAATGCAGCCCCCTTTCTCGCAGACGCGATTGGCATCGGCGTAGGGCGCTTCATGCCGGATGGGGCGACGCTTGACTTGACTCCGAGGAGTCTGGTTTGGCATCGGAAATTTCGCCGCCAGCAACCTTTTTATTTGTTGGCAGGCTTGGTGGCCTGTGGAGCAGTGGGGCTGCCTATCCTGAACACTTCCCTCGAAATTCGGGCCTACGAGCAGGAGCTGCAGAACCTGGAGGCACAAATTCGGCCGCTCAGCCAGATCAACAAGGAGATCTACAGTCGAACTGAACAGATCAAGCGCATCCGGGATGTCATCGAAAAGACCGCCAACGTCACGGCTGCCCGCTCGACTTGGCTCGACATTCTTAACGATCTGCAACGGCGCTTGGCCGAAGTGGAGGACGTTTGGCTGGACGAGTTGCGTCTGGAGAGACCGCAGGCTCCGGTCAGCAGCGGAAAGGGCGTGGCTCGCGTCCAGAAAAGCGACGGTAAGACTCGGGTCCACCTCAGCGGTAGGTTGATCGATGTTTACAATCCCGTTTCCAGCGTAAGCCCGGCTTCCTACGAACGAGTGAAAACGCTCTTGGAAAACTTAAATGGAGCTTCGTTCGTGGCGAGTTTGGAGGACGAGCAATTCGACTACACGGTTCCTGGTGTCCTAGGATTCAAGTTTACCTTGGTGGTAGAGGAAGGAGTGCCGCTCTAG